CGGTGCCCGAGCGGGAATACGTGGAGACGGTGAACAAGGCCACGGCGCTGGTGCGGGCGATTGAGCGGGTGGCGCGGCAGCGGCGGGAGTCAGCGCACGGGGGTGGGCCGCCGGGGCCAGACCCGGGGGCGCACGTCAGCCCTCGACCCTCGGGCCGGGAACGCGGGGTGGCCGGATGATCGTCGTCGTCGACAACTACGACTCCTTCGCCTACAACCTGGTCCAGTCCCTGGGCGATCTGGCCGGGGAGGTGGCCGTCTTCCGCAACGACCAGACCACGCCCGGCGAGATCCTGTCCCTCCGCCCGCAGGCGGTGGTGATCTCCCCGGGGCCCTGCACGCCTGCCGAGGCCGGGATCTCCACCGCCGTGGTCACCGCCCTGGCCGGCCGGATTCCCATCCTGGGGGTATGCCTGGGGCACCAGTGCATCGGGGCCGCCTTCGGCGGGCGGGTGGTCCGGGCAGCGTCGCCGGTGCACGGCAAGGCGTCGCCGGTGCGCCACGACGGGAGGACGATCTACGCGGGCCTGCCGGATCCCCTGGTGGCCGGCCGCTACCACTCGCTGGTGGTGGAGCGCGACTCCCTGCCCCCCGAGCTGGAGGTGTCCGCCTGGCTGGAGGACGGGACGGTGATGGGAGTCCGCCACCGCCACGCCCTGGTGGAAGGCGTGCAGTTCCACCCCGAGTCGGTCCTGACGGCCTCCGGCCGGGATCTGCTGGCCAACTTCCTGGCGCTGGCGGGAGTGCCGCTTAAGGGCCGGGGGGCGGGGAGCGGGGAACCGGCGGCGGCGCGGGGGGGATGACCGTGGCGGCGGTGGTGGAAGCGATCCGCAAGGTGGTGGGCCGCGAGGATCTCACCGAGCAGGAGGCGTGGGCGGCCATGGGAGAGGTGATGGACGGCGCGGCCACGCCGGCCCAGATCGCGGCATTGATCACCGCCCTGCGCATGAAGGGAGAAACGGTGGACGAGGTCGCCGGGTTCGCCCGGGCGATGCGCGAGCGGGCCCAGCGCATCACCCCGGCGGTGGACACCCTCATCGACGTGGTGGGCACCGGGGGCGACCGCCTCAGCACCTTCAACATCTCCACCACCAGCGCATTCGTGGTGGCGGCCGCCGGAGGCTACGTGGCCAAGCATGGCAACCGGGCCGTGTCGCGCCTGTCGGGGGCGGCCGACGTGCTGGAGGCCCTGGGGGTGCGCATCCAGGTGCCGCCCGAGGTGGTCCGCCGGGCCATCGAGGACATCGGCATCGGGTTTCTGTTCGCGCCCCTCTACCACGCGGCCATGAAGCACGCCGTGGGGCCGCGCCGGGAGATCGGCATCCGCACCGTCTTCAACATCCTGGGGCCGCTGACCAACCCCGCCAACGCCGGCTACCTGGTGGTGGGCGCCTACAGCCCGGACCTGACGGAGATGATGGCGCGGGTGCTGGGAGAGATGGGCGCCCGCCGCGCCCTGGTGGTGCACGGCCTCGACGGCATCGACGAGGTCTCCACGGTGGGCCCCACCCGGGTCAGCGAGTGGCGCGAGGGACAGGTGCGGACCTACGTCATCACCCCCGACGACCTGGGTCTGCCCCTGGCGGCGCCCGAGGCGATCGCCGGCGGGCCGCCCGAGGCCAACGCGGCGGCCACCGAGGCGGTGCTGCGCGGGGAGCGGGGGCCGCGGCGGGACATCGTCCTGGCCAACGCGGGGGCGGCGCTGCTGGCGGCCGGTCTGGCCGGCGACTGGCGGGAGGGGGTGGCCCTGGCGGCGCGGGCGATCGACGCGGGCGCGGCTTACGAGAAGCTTCAGGCCCTGCGGGCCCACACCCGCGCGGCGACCCCGTGAGGGTCGGGGAGGCGGCGTGGTCCTGGACGAGATGGTGGCCTACAAGCGGGACGAGGTGGCCCGCCGCAAGGCCGCGGGCACGGCCGTCGGGGGGCCGGTCGGCCGGCCGGGCCGGTTCCGCGAGGCTGTGGCCGCCCCGGGACTGGTGGTCATCGCCGAGATCAAGGCGGCCTCGCCGTCGGCGGGGGTGATCCGCCGACAGGTGGACCCGGTGGACCTGGCCCGGGCGCTGGAAGGGGCCGGCGCCGGCGCCCTGTCGGTGCTGACCGACGCCCGCTACTTTGGCGGGTCGTGGGAGGCCCTGGCGGCCGTGTGCCGGGCCACGCGCCTGCCGGTCCTGTGCAAGGAGATCGTCGTCGACCCGGTGCAGATCGACGACGCGGCGGCGGCCGGGGCCGCGGCGGTGCTGCTCATGGCGTCGGTGCTGGACGCCGACCGGCTGCGCGCGTACCGGGACCACGCCCGCCGCCGGGGGCTGGACGCCCTGATCGAGGTGCACACCGCCGGGGAGGTGGCCGCCGCCCTGGCTGCCGGGGCCGACCTGGTGGGGATCAACAACCGCGACCTGCGCACCCTGGAGGTGGACCTGGAGACCACGGTGCGGCTGCGGCCGCTGATCCCCCGGGGTATCCTGGTGGTCGGCGAAAGCGGCCTGCAGACCCGGGAGCAGGTGGAGCGGATGGAGAGGGCGGGCGTGGACGCCGTCCTGGTGGGAACGGCGCTCATGGCCAGCCCGGATCCGGCGAAGACGCTGCGGGCGTTGCGAGGTGCGCCATGACGTCACGGCTCGACACCCAGACCCAGCCCGCGCGGGACGAGGCCCCGGCGGTCCCGGTGCGGGTCTTCTCGGGCATCCAGCCCACGGGCGTGATCCACATCGGCAACTACGTGGGGGCCCTGCGCCAGTGGGTCCAGCTGCAGGCGGAGTACGAGTCGTACTTCTGCATCGTGGACCTGCACGCCATCACCGTGCCCTACGATCCCGCGGAGTTTCCCCGGCGGGTGCTGGAGGCGGCGGCCGCCAACATCGCCGCCGGCATCGACCCGCAGCGGTCGGTGCTGTTCGTGCAATCCCACGTGCACGAGCACTGCGAGCTCATGTGGCTGCTCAACGTGCTGACCCCGCTGGGGCAGCTGGAGCGGATGACCCAGTTCAAGGAAAAGAGCCGCTACGCCCGCCGCGGCGTCATGGCGGGGCTGCTCAACTACCCGGTGCTGCAGGCCGCCGACGTGCTGCTGTACAAGGCGCGGCTGGTGCCGGTGGGCGAGGACCAGGTGCAGCACATCGAGCTGATGCGGGATATCGCCGAGCGGTTCAACAAGCAGTTCGGCGAGACGTTCCCGCTGCCGGAAGCGCGCCTCACCAAGGGGGCGCGCATCATGGCCCTGAACAACCCGATGGTGAAGATGAGCAAGAGCGTGCCCGGCAGCTACGTGGCCCTGGTGGAGGACCCCGACAGCATCCGCCAGAAGGTCCGCGCGGCCGTCACCGACCCCGGGCCGCCGGCTCCCGGAGCGCGCCTGGACGACGCCAGCCCCGGCGTGGCCAACCTGTTCACGCTGCTCGAGGTGTTCGCGCCGGACCGCTATCCCGAGTTCGCGGACGCCTACCAGAAAGGAACCATCCGCTACAGCGAGATGAAGCAGGTGCTGGCCGAGGCCATCGTCAAGACCTTTGCCCCGGTGCGCGAGCGCTACCACGAGCTGCTGCGGCGCCCCGACGACCTGCGGGACATCCTGGCCGACGGCGCCCGGCGCGCCCGCCCCGTCGCCCAGGCCACCATGGAGGAAGTGCGGGAGAAGATGGGGCTGCGCCTGTAGGCGGGGCGGGGATCCGGAGTGCGAGGGCGGGGTTCGTCGGCCTCTGGCCGCGGGTCCCGGCGGGTGCCGTCATGACGCGGGTCAAGATCTGCGGGATCACCGACCCGGAGGCCGCGCAGGCCGCCGTGGAGGCGGGGGCGGACGCGGTGGGCTTCGTGTTTGCCCCCAGCCGCCGGCGGGTGACCGCCGACCAGGCGGCCGCCATCGCCTGGTCGCTGCCGCCGTTCGTGGCCCGGGTGGGGGTGTTCGTGGACGCCGACCGCGGCCGCATCCTGGAGGCGGTGGAGGCGTGCGGGCTCAGCGCCGTCCAGCTGCACGGGGATGAGCCACCCGAGCTGTGCGCGGCGTTGCCCGTACCGGTGATCAAGGCCGTGCGGGTGTCCGGCGGGCAGTCCCTGCAGGGACTGGAGCGGTACCGGGTGAGCGCGTTTCTCCTGGACGCCTACGATCCGACCCGCCCCGGCGGCACCGGGCGCACCTTTGACTGGAGCCTGGCGGCCGGGGTGGCGCGGGTCCACCGGATCGTGCTCTCGGGAGGGTTGACGCCCGCCAACGTCGCCGCCGCCCTGGAGCAGGTGCGGCCCTACGCCGTGGACGTGAGCAGCGGGGTGGAGACCGACGGGAGGAAGGATCCGGCCAAGATCCGGGCGTTCGTCGAGGCGGTGCGCCGGTGGGATGCCGGCGGAGGAGGTCGCCGATGACCCAGGTGGGAGCTCGGGGGCGGCGGGGGTATTTCGGTCCCTTTGGAGGGCGGTTTGTCCCCGAGACGGTCATCCCCGCCCTGGAGGAACTGGAGGGCGCCTTCACCCGGCTGCGGGACGACCCCGGATTCCAGGACCGCTACCGGCGCTACCTGCGCACCTATGCCGGCCGGCCCACCCCGCTGTTCTTCGCCGAGGGGCTCTCCCGGGCGCTGGGGCGGGTGCGGGTCTACCTGAAGCGGGAGGACCTGCTGCACACCGGCGCCCACAAGATCACCAACGCCCTGGGACAGGTCCTCCTGGCCCAGGCCATGGGCAAGAGCCGCATCATCGCCGAGACGGGAGCCGGCCAGCACGGCGTGGCCACGGCCACCGCCGCGGCCCTGCTGGGGCTGCAGTGCGTGGTGTACATGGGCACCGAAGACATGGTCCGCCAGCACCTCAACGTGGTCCGCATGCGCCTGCTGGGCGCCGAGGTGGTGCCGGTGGACGCCGGCAGCCGCACGCTGAAGGACGCCATCAACGAGGCCCTGCGCGACTGGGTGACCCACGTGCGCACGACCTTCTACGTCATCGGCTCGGTGGTGGGTCCCCATCCGTATCCCACCATCGTCCGCGACTTCCAGGCGGTGATCGGCCGGGAAGCCCGGTCGCAGATCCTGGAGGCGGAGGGGCGGCTGCCCGACGTGGCCGTGGCCTGCGTGGGCGGGGGGTCCAACGCCATCGGGCTGTTTTCTGCCTTCCGGGATGACCCGGTGCGGCTGGTGGGGGTGGAGGCGGGAGGGCGCGGCCTGGACAGCGGGGAGCACGCCGCCACGCTGGCCGCCGGTCGGCCGGGCGTGCTGCACGGCGCGCTGACCTACCTGCTGCAGGACGACGATGGGCAGGTGCGGGCCACCCACTCCATTTCCGCGGGCCTGGACTACCCCGCGGTCGGCCCCGAGCATGCCTACCTCAAGGAGAGCGGGCGCGCCGAGTACGTGGCGGTGACCGACGAGGAGGCCCTGGAGGGGTTCCGCCTGCTGGCCCGCACCGAAGGGATCCTGCCGGCCCTGGAGCCCGCCCACGCCCTGGGCTACCTGCCACGCCTGGTCCGGGACCTGCCCGACGGCGCCGTGGTCCTGGTGGGCCTGTCCGGGCGGGGGGACAAGGACGTGGAGGTGGTGGCCCGCGCCGTGGGGCTCGAGGCATCCGCGTCCAGGCATCCGTGAGTCGCCTCGCGTCGGTTTTCGCCGGCCTGCACCGCCCTGCCCTGATCCCGTTCCTGATGGCGGGCGACCCGGACCCGGAGCGCTGTATCCCGCTGCTGCGCGCCGCCGCCCGGGCGGGAGACATCCTGGAGGTGGGCATCCCCTTTTCCGATCCCATCGCCGACGGCCCCACCATCCAGCGGGCCGGCGGGCGGGCCCTGCGCGCGGGGGTGACCGTCGCCGCGGCGCTGGAGATCGTCAGGCAGGTGCGCCAGACCGCCGATACCCCCGTGGTGGTCCTGACCTACGCCAACCCCCTCCTGCAGTTCGGGGTGGACCGCTTCTGCGCCCGGGCCCGGGCAGCGGGTGTGGACGGGGTGGTGGTGCCCGACCTGCCGGTGGACGAGGCCGACCTCCTGATCGGCTCCGCCCGGCGCGCCGACCTGGACACCATCTTCCTGGTCGCGCCCACGACCTCCGACGCGCGCCTGGCCCTGGCCGCCCGCCACAGCCGCGGCTTTCTGTACTGCGTCTCGCTCACCGGCGTCACCGGCGCGCGCGATGCGCTCCCGCCGGAGGCGGAAGCCCTGGTGCGCCGCGCCCGGGCGGTGACGTCCCTGCCGGTCTGCGTGGGCTTCGGGATCGCCACGCCGCAGCAGGCGCAGGCCCTGGGGCGGGTGGCCGACGGGGTGATCGTGGGCAGCGCGCTGGTGGAAGCCGCAGAGCGCGCGACCGACCCCGTGGGGGCGGTGGAGGATCTGCTCGGGCGGCTGCGCGGCAGCCTGGCTGCGGTCTCCCGCGGCGGCCCTCCATTGTCGGGACCGGCACCTCCTCCCGACGCGACGGGGTGATGGGGGCGGTCGGAAGCATGACCATGCGTCCACCCGCGGTGCGCACCCTGTGCCTGCTGCGGCGGGACGACCAGGTGCTGCTGCTGCGGCGCCGCCGCCCGCCCAACGCGGGTCTGTGGAACGCCGTGGGAGGCAAGGTCGCGCCTGGCGAAGATCCCTGGGCGGCGTGCGTCCGCGAGGTTTTCGAGGAGACCGGCATGCGGATCGCCCGACCGCGGCTGCGCGCGGTGGAGTTCGTGTCGGTCCGCCCCGCCAGCCTCCTGTGGGTGCTGTTGGTGTTTGTTGCCGTCGCCCCGCCGGGGGAGCCTGTGGCGTCGGATGAGGGCGAACTCCACTGGGTGCAGGTCGACGCCGTCCCGACCCTGCCGGTGCCGGTGGATCTCGGGCTGCTGTGGCCCATCCTGTGGGATAGGGATCAGGTCATGACAGTCCGGGTGGACCTGGAGGGCGAAGACGCCTCCACCATGACCCGCATGGCGATCCTGGGCCCCGCCGACCGCGCGCGCCCCCTGTACCCGCCGTAGCCCCGGGGACTGCCCCCTTCTGTGGGGACTGTCCCCACCTCCCGTCGGGGACTGTCCCCTCCTGCCGGACGGAGACGATCCCCGTTCTCCGTTCAGGGACGGTACCGCTCCCCTGGCCCGGCACATGTCTCCTCCCGTCGGAGCGGGGGACTGTCCCCAGACTGACCGGGGGACTGTCCCCCCGGCCGGCGAGCGTGCGTCCGTCGCGTATAATGGTGACCGTTGTGGACGTCGTCGTTGCCATTGACCTGATCATCCTGGTGCTGGTCCTGGTGCTGCCGCTGCTCCTGCACCGGGTGGAGCAGAACCTGGAAGCTTTCCTGTTCGCGATGGGGCTCCTCTCCGCGGCCGGGGCGGGAGTCCTGTCCCGGCCGCTGGTCGTCGCCGCCCTCACCCACCCGCTGCCCATCACGGCGGCCGTGTTTCTGGCGGGGCTGGTGTTTCACTGGACCCGCAACCACCTGGGGACGCTGCTGGTCCGCCTGCGCCTGGTCCTGCCCATGCGGGCGGTGGTGGCCGTGGTGGTGACGGTCCTCGCCCTGCTGAGCAGCATCATCACCGTGATCATTGCCTCCCTCGTCCTGGTGGAGGTGGTCAGCGCGCTAGGCTTCCGCCGTGAGGACGAGACCCGCCTGGTGATTGTGGCCTGCATGGCCATCGGGATGGGAGCGGCACTGACGCCGGTGGGCGAACCGCTGTCCACCATCGCCACCGCCAAGCTGGGGGCCGACTTCTGGTTCCTGCTGCGGCTGCTGGGGCCCTGGGTGATTCCCGGGATCCTGGCGCTGGGAGGCGTGGTGGCGCTGCTGCCTCTGCGCTACCAGGGCGAGTCTCTGGCCGAGACGGGACCCCAGGAGACCTACCGCAGCGTGGCGGCCCGGGCGGTGCGCGTCTACGTCTTCGTGATGGCCCTCACCCTGCTGGGGGAGGGGTTCCGGCCCCTGATCGACCGCTACATCATCGGGCTGGACGCGCGGGTGTTGTACTGGATCAACACGGTCTCGGCCATTCTCGACAACGCCACCCTGACCGCCGCCGAGATCAGCCCGCGCATGACCCCGCAGCAGGTGCGCGCGGTGCTGCTGGGCCTGCTCATCAGCGGGGGCATGCTCATCCCCGGCAACATTCCCAACATCATCGCCGCCAACCGCCTGGGCATCCGCAGCCGGGCCTGGGCGCGCTGGGGAGTCCCCCTGGGGGTGGTCCTCCTGGTAGTGTACTTCGCGACGCTGTTTTTCATCCGATGACGGCGGGCGGGTGGACGTGTGGATGGCACGCTCAGAGGGCGCACAGGTTCGCTCTGATCCGCCCCGAGTCGGGCCCCTCGCCGCGCCCCGCCCCGATGTCAGACGCGCAGTCCGCAGCAGGATTCCCCGGGGTCTGGAGGAATCGGGGTAGTCGGCGTGCCCTGCGCGCCGCCCTCCTGGCCGCTGTGGGGGAGCATGGCGACGCCCGGCGAGTTCGTGGCGGTGGGGCGCCCGGAAGCGGGGCCTCGTGTAGTCTGTCTGGCGCCGGCAGTCCGTACCCGGCACGGGGGGTACTCATTCGGGGAACCGGGGAGTTCAGGTTGACCCACCGATGGCGCTGTGGCATCATGGGTGTGGTATTGGCAGAGGGGCTGACCGCCGCGGTCAGCCCCTTTGCTTCACGTGGGAGGCGGGTCTGCGCGAGTCAGGGCGAGACGGTATCGGGATGTTGTTGTGCTTGGCCGTGACGTCGTCGCCGTCCCTCCAGCGATCCAGCTCGTGGTGCAACCCAGAGGAGGGTCTTCACGCCTGCGGCCCTGAGCGCAGGAGTATGAGGGGAGACGGGAGGAGAATGTTCCCCACCTGGCGTGATGGCCGATACCCCCTGGACTCGCGCGTGAAGACCCAGAGCTGATGGGGATCGTCGCGGCCGTGCTTTCCGGATACGTTCTGGCGGCGGCAGCACCCGCGCTGTCCCGACGCGCGGGTCGGTCCGCCGGTTGGCTTCTCGCCCTGCTCCCGCTCGGCTTGGCCCTGTACTTCGGCAGCCAGCTTCTGATCGTCGGTGAGTACGGGCCGCGTGTGTCGGGCCTGTCCTGGGTGCCGGCGCTCGACGTCGCGTTCTCGTTCAAGCTCGACGGACTGAGCCTGCTCTTCGCCCTGCTCATCACCGGCATCGGCAGCCTCATCGTGGTGTATTCGAGCGGATACCTGGCGGGGCACCCGCATCTTCACCGATTCTATGCCTTCATCCTGATGTTCATGGCGTCGATGCTGGGCCTCGTGCTGGCCGACGACCTCATCACCTTGTTCGTCTTCTGGGAACTGACGAGCCTGAGTTCGTACCTTCTGATCGGCTTCGACCATGAGCGACCGGAGGCGCGGGCCGCGGCGCTGCAGGCCCTGCTCGTCACGGGCCTGGGAGGCCTGGCCCTGCTGGCCGGCATCCTCATGCTCGGATCGGCCGCGGGCGGCTACGATCTGTCTACCATCCTGGCGCGAAAGGAGATTGTCCGTAGCCATGAGTTGATTCAGCCGGCGATGTTCCTCATCCTGGCCGGCGCATTCGCCAAGTCCGCCCAGGTCCCGTTTCACTTCTGGTTACCCAATGCGATGGAGGCGCCCACGCCGGTCAGCGCTTTCCTTCACTCGGCGACGATGGTCAAGGCGGGCGTCTACCTGCTGGCCCGGCTCAACCCGCTGTTCGCCGGCATGGAAGGGTGGTCGTCCTCGGTGACGGCGATCGGCGCGGCCACGATGATCACCGGCGCGATCCTGGCCATGATGCAGGTCGACCTGAAGCGGATCCTGGCCTACTCCACCGTGAGCGCGCTGGGTCTGCTCACGATGCTGCTCGGCTTCGGCACGGAGGTCGCGGCGGCGGCGGCCATGGTATTCCTGCTGGCCCACGCATTGTACAAGGGTGCCCTGTTCCTCGTCGCCGGAGTCGTGGATCACGAGACCGGTGTCCGCGAGATCACCGGGCTGACGGGGCTCGGCCGGGTCATGCGCACGACAGCGCTCGCCGCTTGGCTCTCTGCGCTGGCCATGGCGGGTCTCCCGCCGTTTCTGGGTTTCATCGGGAAGGAACTGGCCTATGAAACGATCCTGCACGTCCCGGGCGGGGGCGCGGCGTGGACGACGGTGACCGTCGCCTGGAGCATCCTCTACGTGGCCATCGCCCTGATCTCCGGCATCGCGCCGTTTGTCGGCCCCCGGATCGTCCCCGCAAACGCCAGGCACGACGGTCCCGTGACCCTGTGGCTGGGTCCGCTGGTGCTCGGCGCGCTTGGTCTGGCCATGGGTGTTGCGCCCGGTCTCCTGGCGCGGCCGTTGGTCGAACCGGCCGCCGGAGCAGTGGCGCCGGGGTCGGCGGATGTTTCACTGGCGCTCTGGCACGGCGTCAACCCCAGTCTGGCCCTCAGCCTCGTGGGTCTTGTCGGCGGGCTTGCGATCTACACCGCGCAGGGCGTGTTGCGGCCGACCCTGGGGAGCATGGCGAAGATCCTGCCTTGGGGACCGGCGCGGGCGTATGATGCCGGTCTGGACGGCCTCAACCGGGCGGCAGTGGCCCAGACCCGCCTGCTGCAAAGCGGCTACCTCCGCTACTATCTGCTGCTGATCATTCTTGCCGCCACAGTCACCGGGTGGTACACACTGGTCCGGGCCCGTGTGGCAGGCGGCCCGCTGCTGTGGGACTGGAGCGATGCGCGATTCCATGAGCTGGTGCTGGCCGCGCTGATCATCGTGGCCGCCACCTGGGCCGCGCGGTCCCCATCCCGCCTGGGGGCCGTGGCAGCGTTGGGGGTCACCGGGTACGGCGTGGCGCTGATCTACTTCCTCTTCGGGGCGCCCGATCTGGCCATCACGCAGTTCCTGGTGGAAACGCTGACCGTGATCCTGTTCGTTTTGGCCTTCTACCACCTTCCCCGCTTCACGGTGCTTTCGCATCCTGCGGCGCGGATAAGGGACGTGGCGGTGGCCCTGGTTACAGGAGGGCTGATGGCGGTCCTGGTCCTGGCGGCCGCGGCGGCCGGCGCGCCCCGCACCGTTTCCGCGTACTTCGCCCAGAACAGCTACCTGCTGGGCCACGGCCGGAACGTCGTGAATGTCATCTTGGTGGACTTCCGCGCGCTGGACACCCTGGGGGAGACCGTCGTGCTGGCCGTGGCCGGCATCGGTGTGTATGTGCTGCTCAAGCTGCGACCGGAGGAGCCGCGGCCATGACGTCCTTGATCCTCTCCACGGCGGCCCGGTTTCTCCTGCCGCTTCTGCTGCTCTTTTCCCTGTTCTTGCTGGCCACCGGGCACCATGAGCCGGGTGGCGGCTTCGTCGGCGGACTGGTCGCCGCGGGGGCGTTCACCTTGTATGCCATCGCGTACGGCGTGCCGGCGACTCGCATGCTCCTGCGTGTGGATTCTCGCCTGCCGGTGGGGGTGGGGCTGCTCATCATCCTGGCCAGCGGCGCCGTCGCCCTGCTGCGCGGACAGCCGCTTCTCACCGGGCAGTGGTGGGATTTCCCGCTGCATGCCGCCGCGCGCGTGACGGTGGGCACGCCGCTGATCTTCGACGTCGGGGTCTACCTGCTGGTGGTGGGGACGGTCCTGACGATCTTCATGTCGCTCGCGGAGGAGTAGCGGTGGAGACGCCGCTGGGGCTCGTCATCGGGGGGCTGTACGCGGTCGGCCTGTATCTGATGTTGCGGCGCAGCATCGTCAAGCTCCTCATCGGGCTTGCCGTGCTGACGAACGCGGCCAACCTGCTGATCTTCACGGCGGCGGGGGTGACCCGGGGCCGGCCGCCCCTCGTCCCGCCCGGCCAGGCGCAGCTGTCCTCGCCCTACGCCGATCCGCTGCCTCAGGCGATGATCCTCACCGCGATCGTCATCGGCTTCGGCGTGCTGGCCTTCGCCGTGGTTCTCGTCCACCGGGTAGTGCAGGTGGTGCGCAGCGACGACCTCGACTCGATGAAGACCACCGACACGTGAGCATGCTTCCGATCCTGCCCCTGGTGATCCCGCTGGTCACGGCCGTGGCCTGCCTGATGGCCTGGGGACGCCGGTCCGTACAGCGTGGCCTGGGCGTGGCCGGTGCGGCGGCGCTGCTCGGGGCGGCGATCGTCCTGCTCCGCACAGTCTCCCGGGCCGGGATCCTCGTGGTGCAGGTAGGGAGCTGGCCGGCGCCGTTCGGCATCACGCTGGTCGCGGATCTGTTCAGCACGATCATGGTCACGGTCACGGGGGTGATCGCCCTGGCCGTGGCCGTCTACTCGCTCGCCGCCGTGGACGCGCGGCGCGAGGCCTTCGGTTACTACCCGCTGCTGCATCTGCTGTTGCTGGGGGTGTGCGGCGCCTTCCTGACAGGCGACCTCTTCAACCTTTACGTCTGGTTCGAGGTCATGCTGATCGCCTCGTTCGTGCTGCTGGCGCTCGGCGGGGAACGGCCGCAGCTGGAGGGCGCCATCAAGTACGTGACACTGAACCTGATGTCCTCCGCACTGTTCCTGGCCGCGGTCGGCGTCCTCTATGGCACGGCCGGAACCCTGAACATGGCCGACCTGGCGGTCAAACTCCGGACGTCCGCGGCGCCCGGATTGGTCACGACGCTGGGGGTCCTCTTCCTCGTGGCCTTCGGCGTGAAGGCCGCGATCTTCCCATTGTTCTTCTGGCTGCCCGCCGCGTACCATACGCCCCCCGTTGCCGTCTCGGCCCTCTTCGCCGGCCTGCTGACCAAAGTCGGCGTATACGTGATGATCCGCGTCTTCACCCTGCTCTTCGTCCAGGATGTGGGCTACACGCATCGGATCATCCTCGTCGTCTCCGGCCTGACCATGGTGACTGGCGTGCTGGGCGCGGTGGCCCAGAACGAGCTCCGGCGCGTGCTTTCGTTCCACATTATCAGCCAGATCGGCTACATGATCCTTGGCCTGGGTCTGTTTACTCGGCCCGCCCTGGCAGGCTCGATCTTCTACATCGTGCACCACATCGTGGTGAAGACCAACCTCTTCCTGGTCAGCGGCGCGGTCCACCAGCTGCGCGGCACCTTCGAGTTGAAGTTGCTCGGGGGACTGTACCGCGAGGCGCCGGCGCTCAGTATACTGTTTTTGATCCCCGCGCTGTCCCTGGCAGGGATGCCGCCCCTGTCCGGGTTTTTCGCCAAGCTGGCCCTGGCCCGGGCGGGCCTGGACCGCGGCGAGTACGTCATCGTGGCCACGGCCCTCGGCGTGGGGCTGCTCACGCTGTTCTCGATGACGAAGATCTGGGCCGAAGCGTTCTGGAAGCCGGGGGGGGCGACGGGAGCGACGGGGTCCGGAGGGGAGGCCTGGATCGTCGGGCCGATCACCGCGCTGGCCCTGATC
This window of the Armatimonadota bacterium genome carries:
- a CDS encoding aminodeoxychorismate/anthranilate synthase component II, with amino-acid sequence MIVVVDNYDSFAYNLVQSLGDLAGEVAVFRNDQTTPGEILSLRPQAVVISPGPCTPAEAGISTAVVTALAGRIPILGVCLGHQCIGAAFGGRVVRAASPVHGKASPVRHDGRTIYAGLPDPLVAGRYHSLVVERDSLPPELEVSAWLEDGTVMGVRHRHALVEGVQFHPESVLTASGRDLLANFLALAGVPLKGRGAGSGEPAAARGG
- the trpD gene encoding anthranilate phosphoribosyltransferase, translated to MTVAAVVEAIRKVVGREDLTEQEAWAAMGEVMDGAATPAQIAALITALRMKGETVDEVAGFARAMRERAQRITPAVDTLIDVVGTGGDRLSTFNISTTSAFVVAAAGGYVAKHGNRAVSRLSGAADVLEALGVRIQVPPEVVRRAIEDIGIGFLFAPLYHAAMKHAVGPRREIGIRTVFNILGPLTNPANAGYLVVGAYSPDLTEMMARVLGEMGARRALVVHGLDGIDEVSTVGPTRVSEWREGQVRTYVITPDDLGLPLAAPEAIAGGPPEANAAATEAVLRGERGPRRDIVLANAGAALLAAGLAGDWREGVALAARAIDAGAAYEKLQALRAHTRAATP
- the trpC gene encoding indole-3-glycerol phosphate synthase TrpC, producing the protein MVLDEMVAYKRDEVARRKAAGTAVGGPVGRPGRFREAVAAPGLVVIAEIKAASPSAGVIRRQVDPVDLARALEGAGAGALSVLTDARYFGGSWEALAAVCRATRLPVLCKEIVVDPVQIDDAAAAGAAAVLLMASVLDADRLRAYRDHARRRGLDALIEVHTAGEVAAALAAGADLVGINNRDLRTLEVDLETTVRLRPLIPRGILVVGESGLQTREQVERMERAGVDAVLVGTALMASPDPAKTLRALRGAP
- the trpS gene encoding tryptophan--tRNA ligase, whose protein sequence is MTSRLDTQTQPARDEAPAVPVRVFSGIQPTGVIHIGNYVGALRQWVQLQAEYESYFCIVDLHAITVPYDPAEFPRRVLEAAAANIAAGIDPQRSVLFVQSHVHEHCELMWLLNVLTPLGQLERMTQFKEKSRYARRGVMAGLLNYPVLQAADVLLYKARLVPVGEDQVQHIELMRDIAERFNKQFGETFPLPEARLTKGARIMALNNPMVKMSKSVPGSYVALVEDPDSIRQKVRAAVTDPGPPAPGARLDDASPGVANLFTLLEVFAPDRYPEFADAYQKGTIRYSEMKQVLAEAIVKTFAPVRERYHELLRRPDDLRDILADGARRARPVAQATMEEVREKMGLRL
- a CDS encoding phosphoribosylanthranilate isomerase, translating into MTRVKICGITDPEAAQAAVEAGADAVGFVFAPSRRRVTADQAAAIAWSLPPFVARVGVFVDADRGRILEAVEACGLSAVQLHGDEPPELCAALPVPVIKAVRVSGGQSLQGLERYRVSAFLLDAYDPTRPGGTGRTFDWSLAAGVARVHRIVLSGGLTPANVAAALEQVRPYAVDVSSGVETDGRKDPAKIRAFVEAVRRWDAGGGGRR
- the trpB gene encoding tryptophan synthase subunit beta, coding for MTQVGARGRRGYFGPFGGRFVPETVIPALEELEGAFTRLRDDPGFQDRYRRYLRTYAGRPTPLFFAEGLSRALGRVRVYLKREDLLHTGAHKITNALGQVLLAQAMGKSRIIAETGAGQHGVATATAAALLGLQCVVYMGTEDMVRQHLNVVRMRLLGAEVVPVDAGSRTLKDAINEALRDWVTHVRTTFYVIGSVVGPHPYPTIVRDFQAVIGREARSQILEAEGRLPDVAVACVGGGSNAIGLFSAFRDDPVRLVGVEAGGRGLDSGEHAATLAAGRPGVLHGALTYLLQDDDGQVRATHSISAGLDYPAVGPEHAYLKESGRAEYVAVTDEEALEGFRLLARTEGILPALEPAHALGYLPRLVRDLPDGAVVLVGLSGRGDKDVEVVARAVGLEASASRHP
- the trpA gene encoding tryptophan synthase subunit alpha codes for the protein MSRLASVFAGLHRPALIPFLMAGDPDPERCIPLLRAAARAGDILEVGIPFSDPIADGPTIQRAGGRALRAGVTVAAALEIVRQVRQTADTPVVVLTYANPLLQFGVDRFCARARAAGVDGVVVPDLPVDEADLLIGSARRADLDTIFLVAPTTSDARLALAARHSRGFLYCVSLTGVTGARDALPPEAEALVRRARAVTSLPVCVGFGIATPQQAQALGRVADGVIVGSALVEAAERATDPVGAVEDLLGRLRGSLAAVSRGGPPLSGPAPPPDATG
- a CDS encoding NUDIX domain-containing protein, with the protein product MTMRPPAVRTLCLLRRDDQVLLLRRRRPPNAGLWNAVGGKVAPGEDPWAACVREVFEETGMRIARPRLRAVEFVSVRPASLLWVLLVFVAVAPPGEPVASDEGELHWVQVDAVPTLPVPVDLGLLWPILWDRDQVMTVRVDLEGEDASTMTRMAILGPADRARPLYPP